In Diabrotica undecimpunctata isolate CICGRU chromosome 4, icDiaUnde3, whole genome shotgun sequence, a single genomic region encodes these proteins:
- the LOC140439061 gene encoding zinc transporter ZIP1-like, translating to MTMESAIRSSDNSDLIVAKTVAMLVLGLASFCLGLLPIKLTKVISIKTVNGDKNLTISLLLCFGGGVLLFTTFLHLQPEVRQGFQHLEKSGYVSTIGPGIPLAELVFCVGFFFVYLIEEIVHLYLDRKHSHINNNNALHKSLAVRKSSKQEVTIPRVSLIKIDDGNISCISTSNKDLLNSQITVNLEKVQPEFHQHNHHQHHHFDDTSKASFGGFLVVIALSFHAIFEGLAVGLEGSVEKVWYLFAAIATHKLVIAFCVGMELVTSQTRTLLIFLYIGTFAVVTPLGIGAGIILSEKDSTEDVTSIVLQGMAAGTLLYVVFFEVLAREKNNNHSGFWQLLAIWAGFACMFVLQVMIGHGHDHNHEHKDHHHRTTHQESQYSFHDTAILTTVPNI from the exons ATGACAATGGAGAGTGCAATAAGAAGTAGTGACAATAGTGATCTAATTGTAGCCAAAACAGTAGCGATGCTGGTATTAGGGTTAGCGTCTTTTTGTTTAGGATTATTACCGATAAAACTAACAAAAGTGATATCTATTAAAACAGTCAACGGCGATAAAAACTTAACGATATCATTGTTATTATGTTTTGGTGGCGGGGTGTTACTTTTTACAACGTTTCTGCATCTACAACCAGAAGTTCGACAAGGGTTCCAGCACCTAGAAAAATCTGGATACGTCTCGACCATAGGTCCGGGTATACCTCTAGCTGAACTAGTATTTTGTGtaggatttttctttgtttatcttatagAAGAAATTGTACATTTGTATTTAGATAGGAAGCATAgtcatattaataataataatgctttACATAAATCGTTAGCGGTTAGAAAAAGTTCCAAGCAAGAAGTAACGATACCAAGAGTGTCCTTAATAAAaatagatgacggtaatataagtTGTATTAGCACGTCCAACAAGGATTTACTTAATTCACAGATCACAGTTAACCTCGAAAAGGTTCAACCGGAGTTCCACCAACACAaccatcatcaacatcatcactTCGACGATACTAGTAAGGCCTCATTTGGAGGATTCTTGGTTGTGATAGCTCTAAGCTTCCATGCTATCTTCGAAGGATTAGCTGTTGGGCTCGAAGGTAGTGTCGAAAAAGTATGGTATCTGTTTGCTGCCATCGCCACTCATAAGTTAGTTATAGCGTTTTGTGTCGGGATGGAGTTGGTGACGTCTCAAACACGGACTTTgttaatatttctttatattgGTACTTTCGCCGTGGTAACGCCATTGG GAATTGGCGCTGGAATAATTCTAAGTGAAAAAGACAGTACGGAAGATGTGACGTCAATTGTACTTCAAGGTATGGCAGCTGGAACTCTGCTCTATGTTGTATTTTTTGAAGTTCTTGCAAGGGAAAAGAACAACAATCATAGCGGTTTTTGGCAACTGCTTGCCATATGGGCTGGTTTTGCCTGCATGTTTGTCTTACAAGTGATGA